A region of Roseobacter litoralis Och 149 DNA encodes the following proteins:
- the rpsG gene encoding 30S ribosomal protein S7, translating into MSRRHAAEKREVLPDAKYGDLVLTKFMNNLMIDGKKSIAETIVYNALTRVETKIKRAPIEVFHEALDNIQPSVEVRSRRVGGATYQVPVEVRPERRQALAIRWLIKAARSRNENTMEERLAGELMDAVQSRGTAVKKREDTHKMADANKAFSHYRW; encoded by the coding sequence ATGTCCCGTCGCCACGCAGCCGAAAAACGCGAAGTCCTGCCCGACGCCAAATATGGTGATCTGGTTCTGACAAAATTCATGAACAACCTGATGATCGACGGCAAAAAGTCGATCGCAGAAACCATCGTTTACAACGCCCTGACGCGCGTTGAAACCAAGATCAAGCGCGCACCAATCGAGGTGTTCCACGAAGCGCTGGACAACATCCAGCCCTCCGTCGAAGTGCGCTCGCGCCGTGTCGGTGGTGCCACCTATCAGGTGCCCGTCGAAGTGCGCCCTGAGCGTCGTCAGGCGCTGGCCATTCGCTGGTTGATCAAAGCCGCCCGTTCGCGCAATGAGAACACCATGGAAGAGCGCCTTGCAGGCGAACTGATGGATGCTGTTCAGTCTCGCGGTACTGCCGTGAAAAAGCGCGAAGACACGCATAAAATGGCAGACGCGAACAAAGCGTTCAGCCACTACCGCTGGTAA
- a CDS encoding DMT family transporter, which produces MSANMNGALLMIASMACFTLNDAFLKATDGDLPLFQLLFLRGVLSTVFIGFLAHGNKAWQFDVSRRDWVLIGVRSAAEVAAAVFFVTALLNMPLANATAILQMLPLMLTLGSALFLREAVGWRRFAAIGVGFIGMLLIVRPGADGFSIWSILALLAVICVTVRDLSTRCMSARVPSLLVTFAASFSVLVTSGFACLFIEWAPVTPQLGGMVFAAALFIIGGYFFSVQVMRAGDVSFIAPFRYTGLIWALLLGWTFFGDWPTPLTFFGAGLIVATGLFTFYRERQLMAAH; this is translated from the coding sequence ATGTCGGCAAACATGAATGGCGCCTTACTCATGATCGCGTCCATGGCTTGCTTTACGCTGAACGATGCATTCCTGAAGGCCACCGATGGGGACTTGCCGCTTTTCCAGCTTCTTTTTCTGCGTGGTGTTCTATCCACTGTTTTTATTGGCTTTTTAGCACATGGAAACAAGGCTTGGCAGTTTGATGTATCGCGGCGTGACTGGGTACTGATTGGTGTCCGGTCGGCGGCTGAGGTGGCGGCAGCAGTGTTCTTTGTGACGGCGCTGTTGAATATGCCGCTGGCTAACGCGACCGCTATCCTGCAAATGCTGCCGCTGATGCTGACGCTCGGATCGGCGCTGTTTTTGCGAGAAGCCGTCGGCTGGCGTCGGTTTGCAGCCATCGGCGTTGGATTCATTGGCATGCTGCTGATTGTGCGCCCCGGCGCGGATGGGTTTTCGATCTGGTCGATTTTGGCTCTGCTTGCCGTTATCTGCGTAACGGTGCGCGATCTTTCTACAAGGTGCATGTCTGCGCGCGTCCCTTCGCTGCTGGTCACGTTTGCCGCGTCATTTTCAGTCTTGGTGACATCAGGTTTTGCTTGCCTGTTCATTGAATGGGCACCCGTGACGCCGCAACTGGGCGGTATGGTTTTCGCGGCCGCTCTGTTCATTATAGGCGGCTATTTCTTTTCGGTTCAGGTGATGCGGGCGGGGGATGTGTCTTTCATCGCGCCGTTCAGATATACGGGGCTGATATGGGCGCTGCTGTTGGGGTGGACGTTTTTTGGGGACTGGCCCACGCCGCTGACCTTTTTCGGGGCGGGTCTTATCGTGGCAACGGGGTTGTTCACCTTTTACCGGGAACGCCAGTTGATGGCCGCCCACTAA
- a CDS encoding transglutaminase-like domain-containing protein — protein MDLFIKTHLKYTAQQPSDLLLQIEALSDVNQICSRTRLILNNDATQQELSGNDTNGTRRWVHCEALFDCRYETQVRIARHEANIEGLPETPRMQIPGDVIQYMTPSRYCQSDLFLDFVATQFDGLTGGALVSALSTWVNTNFTYDNGVSHSGTTATDSFASLSGVCRDYAHVLISLARAGGIPARFVSAYAPDVVPQDFHAVVEVYLDGAWHIIDPTGMAQAPEVAKICVARDAADASFLTSYGAIDLKEQSVDVIRMPK, from the coding sequence GTGGACCTTTTTATCAAGACCCATCTCAAATATACGGCTCAGCAACCCAGCGATTTGCTTTTGCAGATCGAGGCGCTGTCAGACGTGAATCAGATCTGCAGTCGGACGCGCCTGATCCTGAACAATGACGCGACGCAACAGGAATTGTCCGGCAATGACACCAATGGGACACGCCGCTGGGTGCATTGTGAGGCGCTGTTTGACTGTCGCTACGAAACACAGGTGCGCATTGCGCGACACGAGGCCAACATAGAAGGACTACCCGAAACCCCACGCATGCAGATCCCCGGCGATGTCATCCAATATATGACGCCATCGCGCTATTGTCAGTCTGACCTGTTTTTGGATTTCGTCGCCACGCAGTTCGATGGTTTGACCGGGGGCGCATTGGTCAGCGCCCTCAGCACTTGGGTGAATACGAATTTCACCTACGACAATGGCGTCAGCCACTCGGGAACAACCGCGACGGACAGTTTTGCCAGCCTCTCCGGCGTCTGCCGTGACTATGCTCATGTACTGATTTCTCTGGCGCGCGCGGGTGGCATTCCGGCCCGCTTTGTCAGCGCATATGCCCCTGACGTGGTGCCACAGGATTTTCATGCCGTCGTCGAGGTATATTTGGACGGCGCTTGGCATATCATTGATCCGACGGGAATGGCACAGGCACCGGAGGTTGCGAAAATCTGCGTGGCGCGCGATGCAGCGGACGCGTCGTTCCTGACCTCCTACGGTGCGATAGACCTCAAGGAACAATCGGTAGACGTCATTCGGATGCCTAAATAG
- a CDS encoding zinc ABC transporter substrate-binding protein, translating to MSRMRLALSLTAALIGGAASAQAPRVAVDIAPVHSLVARVMEGVGAPDLIVQSGASPHEYSLRPSEAAALQDADLVFWIGPGLTPWLTDTLETLASDAVVSELLDAPGTIALEFRESALFEAHDHDDHADHDDHDDHGDEDHAEHAHKDHDHAEDAHDDHGHKDAGHEDHAHGEHDPHAWLSPQNARNWLNVIAGQLSAADPDNASIYFANAAAGRAEMETLIDEVNATLAPVRGGEFIVFHDAYQYFEADFDFPAAGAISLSDASDPSPARIAEIQGRIAEQAVDCVLTEPQFNSGLVATVLDGTQAKTGIIDPLGSDLEPGPALYPALIGNLATALAECM from the coding sequence ATGTCCAGAATGCGTCTTGCTCTCTCCCTCACAGCCGCGCTGATTGGGGGGGCCGCTTCTGCACAGGCACCCCGGGTCGCCGTTGATATTGCGCCGGTTCACTCTCTTGTCGCGCGGGTGATGGAGGGTGTCGGCGCGCCCGACCTCATCGTTCAGTCCGGTGCAAGCCCGCATGAGTATAGCCTGCGCCCCTCCGAAGCGGCAGCGCTGCAGGATGCCGACCTCGTGTTCTGGATTGGCCCCGGTCTTACGCCATGGCTCACCGACACCCTTGAGACACTTGCGTCTGATGCGGTGGTGAGCGAATTGCTTGATGCGCCGGGTACAATTGCATTGGAATTCCGCGAGAGCGCGTTGTTTGAGGCGCATGATCACGATGACCACGCAGATCACGATGACCACGACGATCACGGTGACGAAGATCACGCAGAACACGCGCACAAAGACCATGATCACGCCGAGGACGCGCATGATGATCATGGCCACAAGGACGCAGGGCATGAGGATCACGCGCACGGGGAGCATGATCCGCACGCATGGCTGTCGCCTCAAAACGCACGAAACTGGCTGAACGTAATAGCAGGGCAGCTGTCCGCGGCTGACCCTGATAATGCCAGCATCTACTTTGCGAACGCGGCTGCGGGACGCGCGGAAATGGAAACGCTCATTGATGAGGTGAATGCCACGCTTGCACCAGTGCGCGGTGGTGAGTTCATCGTTTTTCATGACGCCTATCAGTATTTCGAAGCGGATTTCGACTTCCCGGCAGCAGGCGCGATTTCACTGAGTGATGCCTCAGACCCCAGCCCGGCACGGATTGCCGAGATTCAAGGCCGGATCGCAGAACAAGCCGTCGATTGTGTTCTGACCGAGCCGCAATTCAACTCAGGTCTTGTTGCGACCGTTCTCGATGGCACGCAGGCGAAAACGGGCATAATTGATCCGCTTGGGTCAGACCTCGAACCCGGACCGGCGCTTTATCCCGCGCTGATCGGAAATCTCGCAACGGCGCTGGCGGAGTGCATGTAA
- the fusA gene encoding elongation factor G: protein MARDYPLNRYRNFGIMAHIDAGKTTCSERILFYTGKSHNIGEVHDGAATMDWMEQEQERGITITSAATTTFWQRQEEPTAEATSDTKYRMNIIDTPGHVDFTIEVERSLAVLDGAVAVLDANAGVEPQTETVWRQADRYKVPRIVFVNKMDKIGADFFNCVKMIQDRTGAIPAPIQIPIGAETELEGMIDLVTMEEWVWEGEDLGASWVKKPIRDSLKEQADEWRAKLIETAVEMDDDAMENYLMDGAEPDVDTLRKLIRQGTLEIKFIPVLCGSAFKNKGVQPLLNAVIDYLPSPLDVVDYMGFKPGDETETRDIPRRADDDMAFSGLAFKIMNDPFVGSLTFTRIYSGQMKKGDTLLNSTKGKKERVGRMMMMHSINREEIDEAFAGDIIALAGLKDTTTGDTLCAVNDPVVLETMTFPDPVIEIAVEPKTKADQEKMSQGLARLAAEDPSFRVETDIESGQTIMKGMGELHLDILVDRLKREFKVEANIGAPQVAYRETISREAEVVYTHKKQSGGSGQFAEVKMILSPTEAGEGYSFESRIVGGSVPKEYIPGVEKGIKSVMDSGPLAGFPVIDFKVALIDGKFHDVDSSVLAFEIAGRMGMREGMKKAGAKLLEPIMKVEVVTPEEYTGGIIGDLTSRRGQVSGQEPRGNAIAIDCFVPLANMFGYINTLRSMSSGRAQFTMQFDHYDPVPQNISDEIQAKFA from the coding sequence ATGGCACGCGACTATCCGCTCAACCGGTACCGTAACTTTGGCATCATGGCCCATATTGATGCCGGCAAAACAACCTGTTCCGAACGTATTCTGTTTTACACCGGCAAATCCCACAACATTGGTGAGGTGCACGATGGCGCCGCAACCATGGACTGGATGGAGCAGGAGCAGGAACGCGGGATCACCATCACATCCGCTGCGACCACCACGTTCTGGCAGCGTCAGGAAGAGCCCACAGCAGAGGCGACTTCTGACACGAAATACCGCATGAACATCATCGACACACCCGGCCACGTTGACTTCACCATCGAAGTTGAGCGTTCGCTGGCGGTACTTGACGGCGCGGTTGCCGTTTTGGACGCAAATGCTGGTGTCGAGCCGCAGACCGAAACCGTTTGGCGTCAGGCCGACCGGTACAAAGTCCCGCGCATTGTGTTCGTCAATAAAATGGACAAGATTGGCGCTGACTTTTTCAACTGTGTGAAAATGATTCAGGACCGCACCGGTGCGATCCCGGCCCCTATCCAGATTCCAATCGGTGCAGAGACCGAGCTCGAAGGCATGATTGACCTCGTGACCATGGAAGAATGGGTCTGGGAAGGCGAAGACCTTGGCGCGAGCTGGGTCAAGAAACCGATCCGCGACAGCCTGAAAGAACAAGCCGACGAATGGCGCGCCAAACTCATCGAGACTGCGGTCGAGATGGACGACGATGCCATGGAAAATTACCTCATGGATGGTGCAGAGCCAGATGTGGACACGCTGCGCAAACTGATCCGTCAGGGCACGCTGGAAATCAAGTTCATTCCGGTGCTGTGCGGCTCAGCCTTTAAAAACAAGGGTGTTCAGCCGCTGTTGAACGCGGTTATCGACTACCTGCCCAGCCCGCTGGACGTCGTCGACTACATGGGCTTCAAGCCTGGTGATGAGACAGAAACCCGTGATATCCCGCGTCGGGCGGACGATGACATGGCGTTTTCGGGTCTTGCATTCAAAATCATGAACGACCCCTTCGTCGGTTCGTTGACGTTCACACGCATCTACTCGGGTCAGATGAAAAAGGGTGATACTCTTTTGAACTCGACCAAAGGCAAAAAAGAACGCGTTGGTCGCATGATGATGATGCACTCCATCAACCGTGAAGAGATTGACGAGGCGTTCGCCGGTGACATCATCGCGCTTGCGGGTCTGAAGGATACCACAACAGGCGATACCCTGTGTGCCGTAAACGATCCGGTTGTTCTGGAAACGATGACGTTCCCGGATCCGGTGATCGAGATCGCGGTTGAGCCAAAAACCAAGGCTGACCAAGAGAAGATGTCTCAGGGTCTTGCACGTCTGGCTGCGGAAGATCCGTCTTTCCGTGTGGAAACAGATATCGAATCCGGTCAAACGATCATGAAGGGCATGGGTGAACTCCATCTGGATATCCTCGTTGATCGCCTGAAGCGTGAGTTCAAAGTCGAAGCAAACATCGGTGCGCCACAGGTTGCGTATCGTGAGACGATTTCTCGCGAAGCCGAAGTGGTTTACACCCACAAGAAGCAATCGGGTGGGTCCGGTCAATTTGCTGAGGTCAAGATGATCCTGTCGCCAACCGAAGCGGGCGAAGGCTATTCGTTTGAATCCCGCATCGTTGGTGGTTCGGTTCCGAAAGAATACATTCCGGGTGTCGAAAAAGGCATTAAATCGGTGATGGATTCTGGTCCGCTGGCGGGTTTCCCTGTGATCGACTTCAAGGTCGCTCTGATCGACGGGAAATTCCACGACGTTGACTCCTCTGTTCTTGCGTTTGAAATTGCAGGACGGATGGGCATGCGCGAGGGCATGAAAAAAGCGGGCGCAAAGCTGCTTGAGCCGATCATGAAAGTGGAAGTGGTTACACCGGAAGAATACACTGGTGGCATCATTGGTGACCTTACCTCACGCCGGGGTCAGGTGTCCGGTCAGGAACCACGGGGCAATGCGATTGCGATCGATTGCTTTGTGCCGCTTGCCAACATGTTCGGGTATATCAACACTCTGCGGTCCATGTCTTCGGGTCGGGCGCAGTTTACGATGCAATTCGATCACTATGACCCCGTGCCACAGAATATCTCCGACGAGATTCAGGCAAAATTCGCTTAA
- the rpsL gene encoding 30S ribosomal protein S12 — MPTIQQLIRKPRQPKIKRSKSMHLQECPQKRGVCTRVYTTTPKKPNSAMRKVAKVRLTNGFEVISYIPGESHNLQEHSVVLIRGGRVKDLPGVRYHILRGVLDTQGVKDRKQRRSKYGAKRPK, encoded by the coding sequence ATGCCAACGATCCAACAGCTGATCCGCAAACCGCGGCAGCCTAAAATCAAACGATCCAAATCGATGCACTTGCAAGAGTGCCCGCAAAAGCGCGGCGTTTGCACGCGCGTTTACACAACCACACCCAAAAAGCCCAACTCTGCGATGCGTAAAGTTGCAAAGGTTCGTCTGACCAATGGCTTTGAGGTCATCAGCTACATTCCGGGCGAAAGCCACAACCTTCAGGAACACTCCGTGGTTCTGATCCGTGGCGGTCGTGTCAAAGACCTTCCGGGTGTCCGTTACCACATTCTGCGTGGTGTTCTGGATACCCAAGGCGTCAAAGACCGTAAGCAACGCCGTTCGAAATACGGCGCGAAGCGTCCGAAGTAA
- a CDS encoding metal ABC transporter ATP-binding protein — MSLVDVEELSVRYGARTVLSRVSLNIAPGEIVTIVGPNGSGKTSLLRAIIGAVKPFQGRVTRGPGVTLGYVPQKLHIDETLPITVSRFLKLPGGVESADIDQALAQAGVRDLSKSQLSQLSGGQFQRVMLARALIGKPDLLLLDEATQGLDQRGSASFYQQIESVRQETGCAVLMISHELHVVMSASDRVICLNGHVCCEGTPAVVASAPEYRALFGSGTGGALALYRHEHDHEHDHKDGCDHEQAKHDRTEAAE; from the coding sequence ATGAGCCTGGTTGATGTTGAAGAGCTCAGCGTCCGCTACGGTGCCAGAACGGTTTTGTCGCGCGTCTCCCTGAACATCGCACCGGGGGAGATCGTGACCATCGTCGGCCCAAACGGTTCAGGTAAAACCAGCCTGTTGCGGGCAATTATCGGCGCGGTGAAGCCGTTTCAGGGTCGCGTCACTCGGGGTCCCGGCGTCACATTGGGATATGTCCCGCAAAAGCTGCATATCGACGAAACGCTCCCAATCACGGTCTCTAGGTTTCTGAAGCTTCCCGGTGGCGTGGAGTCTGCAGACATAGATCAGGCGCTGGCGCAGGCCGGGGTGCGGGATTTGTCCAAATCGCAGTTGTCTCAACTCTCGGGCGGGCAATTTCAGCGGGTGATGCTGGCACGCGCACTGATTGGAAAACCTGATCTGCTGCTTCTGGATGAGGCCACGCAAGGGCTGGATCAACGCGGCTCGGCCTCCTTTTACCAACAGATCGAAAGCGTGCGTCAGGAAACGGGATGTGCCGTTTTGATGATCAGCCATGAATTGCATGTCGTGATGAGCGCCTCTGACCGCGTGATTTGCCTGAATGGGCACGTCTGCTGCGAAGGCACACCGGCAGTGGTGGCATCCGCGCCGGAATACCGCGCGCTGTTTGGTTCGGGAACCGGCGGCGCATTGGCGCTTTACCGGCATGAACATGACCACGAACATGACCACAAAGACGGGTGCGATCACGAACAGGCAAAACACGACCGAACAGAGGCCGCTGAGTAA
- a CDS encoding peptidase produces MTYCVGLRLRRGLVFMSDTRTNAGVDNFSTTKKMFTWEVPGERVITLMTAGNLATTQALISLLEERSKTPSERSPSILERPTMFEVARLVGATLKEVIADTTGAGPAASSRFKASVIVGGQVKGGLPTLFLIYPEGNFIEVTEDAPFFQIGEAKYGKPILVRAYDPDLSFEDTIRLLMVSFDSTIKANLSVGLPLDLQIYANDSFTIEEQSRVEADDAYYQSISESWGDALRNALMDLPPYKRA; encoded by the coding sequence ATGACCTACTGTGTCGGCCTGCGTTTACGCCGTGGCCTCGTTTTCATGTCGGATACCCGCACCAACGCCGGTGTGGATAACTTTTCGACCACCAAAAAGATGTTCACCTGGGAAGTGCCGGGGGAACGTGTGATCACTCTCATGACCGCTGGCAATCTGGCGACGACGCAGGCGCTGATCAGTTTGCTGGAAGAGCGGTCCAAGACTCCATCTGAACGCAGCCCATCGATCCTTGAGCGGCCCACCATGTTCGAGGTTGCGCGTCTGGTCGGTGCGACCCTGAAAGAAGTGATCGCAGACACCACGGGCGCCGGTCCGGCGGCCTCCTCCCGCTTTAAAGCGTCAGTGATTGTGGGCGGGCAGGTCAAAGGCGGCCTGCCAACGCTATTCTTGATCTATCCCGAAGGTAATTTCATCGAGGTGACGGAAGACGCACCGTTTTTCCAGATCGGTGAAGCAAAATACGGCAAACCAATCCTCGTGCGCGCCTATGATCCCGATCTGAGTTTCGAGGACACGATCCGGCTTTTGATGGTCTCATTCGATTCGACCATCAAGGCGAACCTGTCGGTGGGCTTGCCGCTTGATCTGCAAATCTACGCAAACGACAGCTTCACGATCGAAGAACAGTCCCGGGTTGAAGCGGATGACGCCTATTATCAGTCGATTTCCGAGAGCTGGGGCGACGCGTTGCGCAACGCATTGATGGATTTACCACCCTATAAACGCGCCTGA
- a CDS encoding metal ABC transporter permease, whose amino-acid sequence MLDDFMVRAALAGIGVAVAAAPLGCFVVWRRMAYFGDATAHAAILGVALSLAFSMSIFIGTMVVALLMALTVSVLSGRGYAMDTLLGVLAHSALAFGLVAVSFLSGVRIDLMAYLFGDILAVSRGDLAVIWGGAALVVLLIGWRWSALLTSTLNEDLAHASGIDPKQEQLVLTLALAITVAVAIKVVGVLLIAAMLIIPAAAARPLSRTPEGMALAAGVIGTLSAIVGLRAAYVFDTPAGPSIVCVAALSFLATSLIRNFRPAA is encoded by the coding sequence ATGCTGGATGATTTCATGGTACGCGCTGCCTTGGCCGGGATCGGCGTGGCCGTTGCCGCAGCCCCTTTGGGATGTTTCGTTGTCTGGCGGCGGATGGCGTACTTCGGCGATGCCACGGCACATGCAGCAATTCTGGGCGTGGCCTTGTCGCTCGCCTTCTCGATGTCGATCTTCATTGGCACCATGGTCGTGGCCTTGCTGATGGCCCTGACGGTCAGCGTATTGTCTGGCCGGGGCTATGCGATGGACACGTTGCTCGGTGTTCTGGCGCATTCAGCCCTTGCCTTTGGGCTGGTTGCCGTGTCGTTTTTGTCCGGCGTACGGATCGACCTGATGGCCTATCTCTTTGGCGATATCCTCGCGGTATCGCGCGGTGACCTCGCGGTGATCTGGGGCGGTGCGGCACTGGTTGTCCTGCTGATCGGTTGGCGTTGGTCGGCCTTGCTCACATCAACGCTGAACGAAGACCTGGCCCATGCAAGCGGGATTGACCCCAAACAAGAACAACTCGTGTTGACGCTGGCATTGGCCATCACCGTCGCCGTTGCGATCAAAGTCGTGGGGGTGCTTCTGATCGCCGCTATGCTGATCATTCCCGCCGCTGCGGCACGTCCCCTGTCACGAACCCCGGAAGGCATGGCCCTTGCCGCTGGTGTAATCGGGACCCTGTCAGCCATCGTGGGGCTGCGTGCCGCCTATGTCTTTGACACGCCGGCAGGCCCGTCAATTGTCTGCGTTGCTGCACTGAGCTTCCTCGCCACGAGCTTGATCAGGAATTTCAGACCCGCAGCGTAA
- a CDS encoding Fur family transcriptional regulator, protein MTSDSTHNGTGGPLGFALHDHDVCVSDTLAAAEARCAADGLRFTPVRRKVLEILLQEHRALGAYAILDRLREDGFGSQPPVAYRALDFLVLNGLAHKIEQLNAFIACVHPSEAHTPAFMICRLCDAVAETHSSPAKGALGDAARATGFRIERTIVEAEGVCPTCAEKADV, encoded by the coding sequence ATGACAAGTGATTCGACGCATAACGGTACTGGCGGCCCGCTGGGGTTTGCGCTTCATGATCACGATGTCTGTGTGAGTGACACGCTGGCAGCGGCAGAAGCGCGCTGCGCCGCGGACGGGCTTCGGTTTACGCCTGTGCGCCGCAAGGTTCTGGAGATTTTACTGCAGGAGCACCGCGCTCTTGGTGCCTATGCAATCCTTGACCGCTTGCGCGAAGACGGGTTTGGCTCGCAGCCACCTGTTGCTTACCGGGCGTTGGATTTTCTGGTCCTGAACGGTCTGGCCCACAAGATTGAGCAGTTGAACGCCTTTATCGCATGCGTCCACCCCAGCGAAGCGCACACACCCGCCTTCATGATCTGCCGTCTGTGCGACGCGGTGGCCGAAACACACTCATCCCCTGCAAAAGGCGCGTTGGGGGACGCCGCACGCGCCACGGGCTTTCGGATAGAACGGACCATCGTCGAAGCAGAAGGCGTTTGCCCGACCTGCGCCGAAAAGGCAGATGTATGA
- the tuf gene encoding elongation factor Tu, which yields MAKAKFERNKPHVNIGTIGHVDHGKTTLTAAITKYFGDFQAYDQIDGAPEEKARGITISTAHVEYETEARHYAHVDCPGHADYVKNMITGAAQMDGAILVVNAADGPMPQTREHILLGRQVGIPTMVVFMNKVDQVDDEELLELVEMEIRELLSSYDYPGDDIPVIPGSALAAMEGRDPEIGEEAIRKLMAAVDEFIPTPERAIDQPFLMPVEDVFSISGRGTVVTGRVERGVINVGDNIEIVGIKDTQTTTCTGVEMFRKLLDRGEAGDNIGALLRGIDREAVERGQVLCKPGSVKPHTKFEAEAYILTKDEGGRHTPFFANYRPQFYFRTTDVTGTVQLAEGTEMVMPGDNVSFGVELIAPIAMEQGLRFAIREGGRTVGAGVVSKITE from the coding sequence ATGGCAAAGGCAAAGTTTGAACGTAATAAACCGCATGTTAACATTGGCACGATTGGTCACGTTGACCACGGCAAGACGACGCTGACGGCTGCGATTACGAAGTATTTTGGTGATTTTCAGGCGTATGACCAGATTGATGGCGCGCCTGAGGAGAAAGCCCGCGGGATCACGATCTCGACAGCGCACGTTGAGTATGAAACCGAAGCGCGTCACTACGCGCACGTGGATTGCCCCGGTCACGCGGATTACGTCAAGAACATGATCACCGGTGCGGCGCAGATGGACGGCGCGATCCTGGTTGTGAACGCGGCTGACGGCCCGATGCCCCAGACGCGCGAGCACATCCTCTTGGGCCGCCAGGTTGGCATCCCGACGATGGTTGTTTTCATGAACAAAGTGGATCAGGTCGACGACGAGGAACTGCTCGAGCTGGTCGAGATGGAAATCCGCGAATTGCTGTCTTCCTATGACTATCCGGGCGACGACATTCCTGTGATCCCCGGCTCCGCGCTGGCGGCGATGGAAGGGCGTGATCCAGAGATCGGCGAAGAGGCGATCCGCAAGCTGATGGCCGCCGTGGATGAGTTCATCCCGACGCCTGAGCGTGCGATTGACCAGCCGTTCCTGATGCCGGTTGAGGACGTGTTCTCGATTTCCGGTCGCGGGACTGTTGTGACGGGCCGTGTTGAGCGTGGCGTGATCAATGTTGGCGACAACATCGAGATCGTGGGGATCAAGGACACCCAGACCACAACATGTACGGGTGTTGAGATGTTCCGCAAGCTGCTGGATCGCGGTGAAGCCGGCGACAACATCGGCGCATTGCTGCGCGGTATCGACCGTGAAGCGGTTGAGCGTGGTCAGGTTCTGTGCAAGCCGGGTTCGGTCAAGCCACACACCAAGTTCGAAGCCGAGGCCTATATCCTCACCAAGGACGAGGGCGGCCGCCACACGCCGTTCTTTGCGAACTATCGCCCCCAGTTCTACTTCCGCACAACGGATGTGACGGGCACGGTTCAGCTGGCCGAGGGCACTGAGATGGTCATGCCGGGCGACAACGTGTCCTTTGGTGTTGAACTGATCGCGCCAATCGCGATGGAGCAGGGCCTGCGCTTCGCGATCCGCGAAGGCGGCCGCACCGTCGGCGCCGGCGTCGTGTCAAAGATTACGGAGTAA